One segment of Radiobacillus kanasensis DNA contains the following:
- a CDS encoding cold-shock protein, with amino-acid sequence MAYFNNKKEPVPEVETMIWSCTNDSCPGWMRESFSFESEPSCPLCHSEMKKEEKVLPKID; translated from the coding sequence ATGGCCTATTTTAATAACAAAAAAGAACCTGTCCCAGAAGTAGAAACGATGATTTGGTCTTGTACGAATGACTCTTGTCCTGGTTGGATGAGAGAATCTTTCTCATTTGAATCAGAGCCAAGTTGTCCGCTTTGTCATTCCGAGATGAAGAAAGAGGAGAAGGTTTTACCAAAGATTGATTAG
- a CDS encoding DUF624 domain-containing protein, whose amino-acid sequence MFKSDNGFFKVLEIFSNFLILNLLWIICCIPIITIFPSTTAMYAVVRKWLSSGMEIGTFQQFFSFFKSNFKKSFIIGLIWLFFCAVLYMDSVIVLNYDFTGELILVIFLLLFGLTFLFTTVFIFFILVHFELPLLQTITRALLFALSHLPQTILLIGILVGSIALTYVAPVFILISGSLIAFIQYFIFDRLMKRIHQKNGLI is encoded by the coding sequence ATGTTTAAGTCAGATAATGGGTTCTTCAAAGTATTAGAGATATTTAGCAATTTCTTGATTTTGAATCTTTTATGGATTATATGCTGTATCCCTATCATTACCATCTTTCCATCTACGACAGCTATGTATGCTGTCGTAAGAAAGTGGTTGAGTTCCGGAATGGAAATAGGTACCTTCCAGCAGTTTTTCTCCTTTTTTAAATCAAACTTTAAAAAGAGCTTTATCATCGGATTGATCTGGTTATTCTTTTGTGCTGTTCTTTATATGGACAGCGTAATAGTGCTCAATTATGATTTTACGGGTGAATTGATTCTTGTTATTTTCTTACTGTTATTTGGACTCACCTTTTTGTTTACTACTGTATTTATCTTTTTCATATTAGTACATTTTGAATTACCCTTGTTACAGACAATTACTAGAGCGTTGCTGTTTGCGTTAAGTCATTTACCTCAAACGATTCTTTTGATTGGAATTTTAGTAGGGTCTATTGCTTTAACGTACGTAGCTCCAGTTTTTATCTTAATAAGTGGAAGCTTAATTGCGTTTATCCAATATTTTATTTTTGATCGATTAATGAAGCGTATCCACCAAAAAAATGGGTTAATATAA
- a CDS encoding LacI family DNA-binding transcriptional regulator translates to MKLTIKDIAKMAGVSPGTVSKIINQTGSIGPRTKEKVMKIIEETGYQPSFSAKALATKKSNLIGLIYAGEVHVEFNHPFFNEVINSFKNAIGRLGYDLLIFSNSNFSKGKEDYLARCKHFQLDGCIIIAGENIESAIYELDKSSVPCVGVDIELTGPRSTFVTTDNRKVSSKVVEHYYLHSIKEVAYIGGPSDSIISNIRKEGFLDTVRQLGMAVRENWIQYGDYFEQSGYEAMNRILAEGPIPKGVFAASDMMALGALKAIKERGYSVPEDIKVIGCDDVEACRYSDPPLSTVKQDKEKMGKLAAYMLHDMINEQAEPNSILVDPELVIRNTCIVNNKENLAKPSL, encoded by the coding sequence ATGAAGTTGACAATAAAAGATATCGCGAAAATGGCAGGGGTTTCACCTGGGACTGTTTCCAAGATTATTAATCAAACCGGGAGTATTGGTCCTAGAACAAAAGAAAAAGTCATGAAAATTATTGAGGAAACGGGCTATCAACCTAGTTTCTCTGCAAAAGCGCTAGCGACGAAAAAGTCTAATCTAATCGGGTTGATATATGCTGGGGAAGTTCACGTAGAATTTAACCATCCATTTTTCAACGAGGTTATCAATTCCTTTAAAAATGCGATTGGCAGATTAGGTTATGATTTATTAATTTTCTCTAACAGTAACTTTAGTAAAGGGAAAGAAGATTATCTGGCGAGATGTAAACATTTTCAATTAGATGGGTGCATCATCATCGCCGGGGAAAATATTGAGTCAGCCATTTATGAATTAGATAAAAGTTCGGTGCCATGTGTTGGTGTGGATATTGAATTAACGGGACCTCGATCTACCTTTGTGACCACGGATAATCGGAAGGTTTCTTCTAAAGTAGTGGAGCATTATTATCTCCATTCGATTAAAGAAGTGGCATACATTGGCGGACCATCTGATTCGATCATCTCCAATATTCGTAAGGAAGGCTTTTTGGATACGGTTCGTCAGCTAGGAATGGCAGTTCGAGAAAATTGGATCCAATATGGAGATTATTTTGAACAGTCTGGTTACGAAGCGATGAATCGTATTTTGGCTGAAGGGCCGATTCCTAAAGGGGTTTTCGCTGCATCTGATATGATGGCTTTAGGGGCTTTAAAAGCAATCAAAGAACGTGGCTACTCAGTACCAGAAGACATCAAAGTCATTGGTTGTGATGATGTAGAAGCTTGTCGTTACAGTGACCCTCCACTATCTACAGTGAAACAGGATAAAGAAAAAATGGGTAAACTAGCAGCCTATATGTTGCACGACATGATTAATGAGCAAGCAGAACCAAATTCCATTTTAGTAGATCCGGAATTGGTTATTCGTAATACGTGTATTGTTAATAATAAAGAAAACTTGGCGAAACCAAGCCTTTAG
- a CDS encoding carbohydrate ABC transporter permease, producing the protein MSSNVRKKSFTFSKTIVYLLLAIAAFLSIFPLYWMFVMATNHNSAINNVPPAILPGSELVTNFQNVLSTIDFFGAIGNSLIVSTVTTIGVLFLCSLAGFAFAKFHFKGKNVLFVAILVTMMIPPQLGLIPQYIIITKLDWLNDLKAIIVPGMIDAFGIFWMRQYISSNVPDELVDAAKIDGCSNFRVYWNIAVPVIIPAFATLAIIKFMYMWNDFLWPLVVLREESSYTIQIALRGLIDNYVRDNGMILSGTFWATVPLIVVFLLLNRLFIQSLTEGAVKS; encoded by the coding sequence ATGAGTAGTAATGTTAGAAAGAAATCGTTTACTTTTTCTAAAACAATCGTGTATTTGTTGCTCGCTATTGCGGCCTTCCTATCCATTTTTCCGCTTTATTGGATGTTCGTTATGGCCACGAATCATAATAGTGCAATCAACAATGTACCACCTGCAATTTTGCCAGGAAGTGAATTAGTAACAAACTTTCAAAATGTATTAAGCACAATCGATTTCTTTGGTGCAATTGGAAATTCTTTAATCGTTTCAACGGTTACTACGATTGGTGTTTTGTTCCTTTGCTCACTGGCAGGCTTTGCCTTTGCAAAATTTCATTTTAAAGGGAAAAATGTTCTCTTTGTAGCGATACTTGTCACGATGATGATTCCGCCACAACTGGGATTGATTCCACAGTATATCATCATTACGAAATTAGATTGGTTAAATGATTTAAAAGCGATTATTGTGCCAGGGATGATCGATGCTTTCGGTATTTTCTGGATGAGACAATATATTAGCAGTAACGTACCAGATGAATTAGTTGATGCTGCAAAAATTGATGGATGTTCCAACTTCCGTGTATATTGGAATATCGCTGTACCCGTTATTATTCCAGCATTTGCGACACTAGCAATCATCAAGTTTATGTACATGTGGAATGACTTCCTATGGCCGCTAGTTGTTTTAAGAGAGGAAAGCTCTTATACAATTCAAATCGCATTACGTGGTTTAATAGATAACTATGTTCGAGATAATGGTATGATTTTATCCGGAACATTCTGGGCTACTGTTCCATTAATCGTCGTATTCCTATTATTGAACCGTCTATTTATTCAAAGCTTGACAGAAGGTGCAGTAAAAAGTTAA
- a CDS encoding carbohydrate ABC transporter permease, giving the protein MAKTHTQASISNQPPNKKKSSLSEKTKEAISGYIYISPFFILFAIFGLFPILFSFYLGFQSWNGLGEMKFVGLQNFEWILTDPLFWKSLSNTLIMWVLGTLPQLIIGIILAYALNSALIRFKSFFRVSIFMPYVTSTVAVAIVFGIMFNDQDFGLINVILGWFGVDPVSWSTTEWGVKIAISTMVFWRWIGYNTIIYLAGLQAIPNELYEAAKIDGATTRQKIQYITIPMLRPILILTVFTSTIGALQLFTEPLVYIGRTYREEGITVVLYLYREAFVNLAYGPASAAAIILFFIIIVLSAINVFVANRIGK; this is encoded by the coding sequence GTGGCAAAAACACATACTCAGGCTTCAATATCCAATCAACCTCCAAATAAGAAAAAATCATCCTTAAGTGAGAAAACAAAAGAAGCAATTTCTGGATATATCTATATTTCTCCTTTTTTCATCTTGTTTGCTATCTTTGGGCTTTTCCCTATATTGTTTAGCTTCTATTTAGGGTTTCAAAGCTGGAATGGATTAGGTGAAATGAAGTTTGTTGGGCTGCAAAACTTTGAGTGGATATTAACGGATCCGCTATTCTGGAAGTCTCTTTCCAATACTTTAATCATGTGGGTACTTGGAACACTTCCGCAGCTCATAATCGGGATTATATTAGCCTATGCTCTAAATTCTGCACTTATTAGGTTTAAAAGCTTTTTCCGTGTCTCCATTTTTATGCCATACGTAACATCCACCGTAGCGGTAGCTATCGTATTTGGAATTATGTTTAATGACCAAGATTTCGGTCTTATTAACGTGATTTTAGGATGGTTTGGAGTAGATCCGGTTAGTTGGAGCACAACAGAGTGGGGAGTTAAAATTGCAATTTCTACCATGGTTTTCTGGCGTTGGATTGGTTATAACACCATTATTTATCTAGCTGGTTTACAAGCCATTCCGAATGAATTGTATGAAGCAGCAAAGATTGATGGGGCAACCACGAGACAAAAAATTCAATATATTACGATTCCGATGCTTCGGCCGATCCTTATTCTAACCGTATTTACATCTACTATCGGTGCTCTTCAACTCTTTACAGAGCCATTAGTTTATATTGGTAGAACGTATAGAGAAGAAGGTATAACGGTTGTACTATACCTATATCGTGAAGCGTTTGTGAACCTTGCTTACGGGCCAGCATCTGCTGCAGCGATTATTTTATTCTTCATTATTATCGTATTGTCGGCGATTAACGTATTTGTTGCCAATAGGATAGGGAAATAG
- a CDS encoding ABC transporter substrate-binding protein encodes MKKWLSMMSLFILVLALVACSNDGAEGEGGDGGSDGETVELDFAVFGSTGYDVLIEEYQKANPNVKITLSEGEMNDVHNNLFTSISAGSGAPDIALIEVSQIAKFMQAQDRFYNLNDYGAEEISGNYLDWKWQQAQSVDASFQIGLPTDIGPTTMFYRTDVMEAAGLPTDREEVAAQINSWDAYYEAAKTIKAETGKPISDAPQMVFNALRDQQDQQYFNEDDELIAEDTVKEAYDYTTKMIEEGLIGQNALWTPEWGTAMAEGSYATMPGAPGWMVANVKGNAPDAGGKWDIAAIPEGAGNWGGSFLTIPKESEHPEEAYAFISWLTAPEQQLKSFTNNGLFPSTPDVYENEEFLAATDDYFSGAPTAKIFAEAAKSVKPVYMGVNYAIVDTEINTALTNVAVEGADPQAEWDAAMERIKEQLERQ; translated from the coding sequence ATGAAAAAGTGGCTTTCTATGATGAGTTTATTCATCTTGGTTCTTGCGCTAGTTGCTTGTAGTAACGATGGTGCAGAAGGAGAAGGTGGAGATGGTGGTTCTGACGGAGAAACAGTAGAACTAGACTTCGCGGTCTTCGGTAGCACAGGCTATGATGTATTAATTGAAGAATATCAAAAAGCAAATCCAAACGTAAAGATCACCCTTAGTGAAGGGGAAATGAATGACGTTCACAACAACTTGTTCACATCCATTTCAGCAGGAAGCGGTGCTCCTGATATCGCTTTAATCGAGGTTAGTCAAATTGCTAAGTTTATGCAAGCACAAGATCGTTTTTATAACTTAAATGACTACGGTGCAGAAGAAATTTCCGGTAACTACCTAGACTGGAAATGGCAACAAGCACAAAGCGTTGATGCTTCATTCCAAATTGGTTTACCAACTGACATTGGTCCAACTACTATGTTTTACCGCACGGATGTAATGGAAGCAGCCGGTCTACCAACGGACCGTGAAGAAGTAGCAGCTCAAATCAATTCTTGGGATGCTTACTATGAAGCTGCTAAAACAATCAAAGCTGAAACTGGAAAACCAATCTCTGATGCTCCACAAATGGTATTTAATGCGCTAAGAGACCAACAAGATCAGCAATACTTCAATGAAGATGATGAATTAATTGCGGAAGATACAGTAAAAGAAGCGTATGATTATACAACTAAGATGATTGAAGAAGGTTTAATTGGTCAAAACGCACTGTGGACTCCTGAGTGGGGTACTGCAATGGCAGAAGGTAGCTACGCTACAATGCCAGGAGCTCCTGGTTGGATGGTAGCAAACGTTAAAGGAAATGCACCAGATGCAGGTGGTAAGTGGGATATTGCAGCAATTCCGGAAGGTGCAGGTAACTGGGGTGGATCTTTCCTAACGATTCCAAAAGAGTCTGAGCACCCAGAAGAAGCATATGCATTCATTTCTTGGTTAACAGCTCCAGAACAACAATTGAAGTCGTTCACGAATAATGGTTTATTCCCATCTACACCAGATGTATATGAAAACGAAGAATTCTTAGCAGCAACAGATGATTATTTCAGTGGTGCTCCGACTGCTAAAATCTTTGCGGAAGCAGCTAAATCAGTTAAACCGGTTTACATGGGTGTAAACTATGCGATTGTAGATACTGAAATCAATACAGCACTTACAAATGTTGCAGTAGAAGGTGCAGATCCACAAGCAGAGTGGGATGCAGCGATGGAACGTATTAAAGAACAATTAGAAAGACAGTAA